The Limnochorda sp. LNt genome includes a region encoding these proteins:
- a CDS encoding DNA methyltransferase translates to MKSRISVTGNPAYDGRPFTAFATVTPETDVASLNLNWGERDLPERERTKHVHGLHPYLGKFIPQLVEVFLRKYRPKVVCDPFCGSGTTLVEANALGIDAVGCDISAFNCLLTKVKTYRYDLRLLERSVHDILVQLDLRLQPNLFGAPQEVEESQSEYLRAWYTPEVLRQLLLYRSLISAYPYQDLLKVVLSRAARSSRLTKHFELDFPKAPVTGPYYCHKHRRTCYPVTDATAFLRRYSLDALRRIETFARIRTEARTEILQGDARSVAFPPCDMVLTSPPYVGLIDYHEQHRYAFELLGLPQSREAEIGASWKGDSQRAVETYLEDMTEAFANVMRAMPSGGVLVVIVHDRKDLYDRIAQRLGVKVEYRLQRHVNRRTGRRADAFFEDVLVWRRL, encoded by the coding sequence ATGAAGAGCCGGATCTCGGTGACGGGGAACCCCGCGTACGACGGGAGGCCGTTCACGGCGTTCGCCACGGTCACGCCTGAGACCGATGTGGCCAGTCTCAACCTCAATTGGGGGGAGAGAGACCTCCCCGAACGCGAGCGGACCAAGCACGTCCACGGGTTGCACCCTTACCTGGGCAAGTTCATCCCGCAGCTCGTCGAGGTCTTCTTGCGCAAGTACAGGCCCAAGGTGGTGTGCGACCCGTTTTGCGGATCCGGCACGACCCTCGTCGAGGCCAACGCCCTTGGCATCGACGCGGTGGGCTGCGACATCTCGGCGTTCAACTGTCTGCTGACGAAGGTCAAGACCTATCGGTACGACCTGAGGCTCCTGGAGCGTTCGGTGCATGACATCCTGGTGCAGCTCGACCTCAGACTGCAGCCCAACCTCTTCGGAGCTCCGCAAGAGGTCGAGGAGTCTCAGAGCGAGTACCTCCGGGCCTGGTACACGCCGGAGGTGCTGAGGCAACTGCTTCTCTACCGGTCGTTGATCTCGGCCTACCCGTACCAGGACCTGCTCAAGGTCGTCCTGTCCAGGGCGGCGCGTTCGTCACGCCTGACGAAACACTTCGAACTTGACTTTCCTAAGGCGCCGGTAACGGGGCCCTACTATTGCCACAAGCATCGCCGCACCTGCTACCCGGTGACCGACGCGACGGCTTTCTTGCGACGTTACAGCCTCGATGCACTGCGCCGCATCGAGACGTTCGCCCGTATCCGCACCGAGGCCCGCACCGAGATCCTCCAGGGCGATGCGCGCAGCGTGGCGTTTCCACCGTGTGATATGGTCTTGACTTCGCCACCCTACGTTGGGCTTATCGACTACCACGAACAGCACCGCTACGCCTTCGAGTTGCTCGGGCTTCCCCAATCGCGCGAAGCCGAGATCGGAGCGTCCTGGAAAGGCGACTCGCAACGAGCCGTCGAGACCTACCTGGAGGACATGACCGAGGCTTTCGCCAACGTGATGCGCGCGATGCCGAGCGGAGGCGTGCTTGTGGTAATCGTGCACGACCGCAAAGACCTTTACGACCGGATCGCGCAACGGCTCGGCGTCAAGGTCGAGTACAGGCTACAGAGACACGTCAATCGACGCACCGGACGGCGAGCCGATGCCTTCTTCGAGGACGTGCTCGTATGGCGCCGTCTCTAA